atgaaattggtACTTGCCTATTTTTAATTCAGCTCCTGATAATTGGAGGGGCTATGCCAACTTATGATTGCAGGTGTATGCTCTTACAAAGGAAAGGGACACGCTTCGGCGGGAGCAGAATAAGAAAAGTGATGCAGCTGCTCTTCTGAAGGAAAAGGATGAAATAATAAATCAAGTTATGGCTGAAGGTCTCTTTCTGTCCCTGTCTATCTCTGTTTCTCTTGAGAAGCTCAATATGTTCTACATATTTTGTGCCTCATAGTGAATTTCCGTTACTTGTAAATCATGATTTCCTTAGCGTATTTAATTGCATTGTGTTTCTCGTTTCGGGTAGAACAGAGTTTTCAATGATAGGatttatttggaaaaaaggaATTCTGGTAGTTATGCTGTGTTCTCTATTTTTGCATGAAAGTTGAAAGTAAGATGTCCCCTCTATATGTGTGACAGCTTCAGGATTATGGCCTTCGTCTACTGAAAGGAAATTGCTATTTGATCCTGTTATATCTTTTATGGGACAAATAAATGAGGGAAGTAGTGTTGATTCATCACAGAAAGTTGAGTCTTCAGAGCATCCGCCAAAGGTTGACAAATCATCAGGGGAATCTGAATCTCCACAAAAACTCTCTACTGTTGAGGCAAAGGAAGGGGTCAAAACAGAAACTTTACAACACTCTTCAACTGAACAGATGGCTGATAAGGAGGAAACTGAAGTTGTCAAGGAAGAAACAGATGATAAGCATGATGCGACGGTGGAGGAAACAGAGACTGTGGTAGCAGAGCCTGAAAAATCTGAATCTGAAtctgaaaaatagaaaatctatATGTTGGGGGTTTTCTGGCTAGCTAAAAATCTGTGAGAAATGATGAATCCATCTGATTGCAGCCTATTTAATGTTTAAtaccttcattaaaaaaaggttGTTGACAGTGCTTTGACTATTTTGCAGATTATAATGGCAAAACCAGCAGGTGGCCCTAGTGAGAGAGATCAGCATGCAGGGATGGATGAGGactaattttctgtgtatGACAATTGACTATctttgcttgtattgctctaTGTTAGAGATCTTTTGTTCCATTTTAGtaacaattttgtttatgagaaaaagaaacatattgCAGTTCATGCTTTGTAAATGCCATCTTCTGTTATGATGGACACGTGGTATGCTCTTGTTGGGTAGGTTTTGGATTGAAACCATGGTCGAGTGCTTGAGCCATGTTTAGTGTGAAGCTtgaatggattttcttttctgttgtaTTTGGCCCTTGTCTTTTCAAGCATGCCAAAAATCATCCTAGTTTTGTAATATGTGGTTTGTGTCCAATTAATTTACTGTGGACCTTGCATTTTTGTACCCAATATTTGATAGCTGCCTTCTTTTGAACGAAGATTCATTGAGGGAGAGAAttactttccttttgaatatgaATCGATGTGCAACTCCAACTATCATTTCAAAGGTCAACATCAATTCATGCTAATATAAGGATGGATAACAATTGTCGTGTCCATGAGATTCGAATTCAGGATTACTTTTCAACGAAGTGGAGACTCTGTTATTAGACCAAATGGCCATTGACATACGATATAATAGCAATATTAGGCCAATACATGTACACTATAGAGGCAATATTAaagcaatataaccacaatacgATAGCAATAATATTACAATATCacctataaaaatataattattgtccacttattgctgatttttcacatgttcagaaattttgttctctcttagCTCActcggctctctctctctggcacatctctctctctctttggtatctgtctatcgcagctctctatctctctctttctctctctctctctagtgcaactctctctttgctctctttctgtagcgcagctctctctctgtctctctctagcttcgtTCTGCCTCTTTCTCCCCTTATtcgctctctgtctctttattcataccttcctttttttgtaaattattttttagttgttattattttttaaaataatttcttacaaTGTCTTACgatgcaattatgatgcaccTGACTGCCTGTTTTTGAAAGGCACgttgtttctttctcctcctcgTCTTCTTTTTGAATGCAATATGGCCCAAACAGTAAACCCATTGATGAGCTGTAGTCAATATACATACACTAGAGAGGCAATATTAGGTCAATATAATGGCAATACGATAGCAACAGCATTACAATATACATGCAATACGATGGCAATATGCATACAATATTAGTACAATACACATGCAATAGGACAGCAATATTAAGTCAATCTACATACAATACACACACATCCATTACAGACTACAATTTAGACATGGAAAATAAATCGCCACCGAACCCTAACAGTACTATcccaagaagcaaaaattatttctttcataaaacttgacaattcaattgttattACATAGTCAACCAATCTTTGCTCTATTACATACATACTTCCCacctataattataaataatggagagctcacaaattctactaatttgatcttaacttcatcaatttgttCTTCGTTGTATGAGTTAGCTCTCCCTTCTTGCACATTTTCCAAGTTGTTCTGTTCTCCTCCCGTGTAGCAATATCAGCAACAACAGGTTATCTACATATCTGAAATCATAACTGCACATGATTCTCAATTAGCAAAGAGgaaaaccattttcttttataacttcagttttgaaatatataacaaaatgcAAATATCTTTGCTTCTGAAAAGGAGCAAAAGTTTGTCAACCAATTCATAGTAAAAACGAAGAAACTAGTGAACATAACCAGAAAAATGCTAACCTGCAAAACCAACTCCAATACTTTAACCACATCATTAATACTTGAGATTTTCTTCTCATGGATTATGATTAGAGGATTTTCCAATTCCTATCAGCACATACACAAGTTTGAAGATAATCAGCATCAAGCAAAAAGGGACTTGAGGTGCTGCTAACTTTAACAAGCAGCCTTCTAACAGTTTCAAGACATAGTTATCGCTGAGTCAAACTAAAACTTACACATTTCTGATTGTTCTGGTTGGTGATGAAATAAGGGGATATGTAGCCCCTGTCTAGCTTCATTTCCTCAACAACCTCCAGCTTGTTGTCCAATGTTTTCCCATCCTGCAAAAATTAACATAGTGTGAAGCTTACATGTTTTGGTATCATTTGggaataaaaaactaaaataaaattatttgcccTCCAATATATTTCTGTACAAATTTCATAAGACCCATACATACCTCActttaaaacaacaataaaaagaagctGATATCATCCAGATTTCAACCCTTGCAATATGGTAACTACACTAATATGCCTATGACAAATCTGCTGACTAGAAACAGACATAGGCAAATAAAGTCACATACCCATCAGCACAGCCACTGTCCAGGTCGTGATGAGATACAAGCCAATAGACGACCACAACCAAATTGCTCTTCAATATGCTGGTCAAGAGTTGTCTTTATCAAACGAAATCAGAGAACCACAATTTTAAAGATTCTAACATAAATGAATTACCTGAAGTTTAGTAATCAaccctttcttctcttcttcaaacTCTCTGATCTAGTattcagagaaaaaaaatataagaatgcCTAGCAGTGAAAGGATTAAAGAATGACAAAATCAGACAATGAATAAACCGGCTAGCATACCTGAGCCCTTAATTTCCTAATCTGTCCTTCTTGAGCAGCCTGCTTTTTTGAAAGCTCTTCACCTGGTAcaacaaaatgcaaaaatgaAGGAATTTCCATAATTATTGATATGATTGCATAAAGAAACCCTCCTCGCATCCACAATAGAACATTGGCTATGTTGAAATTCACTATGAGGCACAAAATATGTAGAACATATTGAGCTTCTCAAGAGAAACATAGACAGACAGGGACAGAAAGAGACCTTCAGCCATaacttgattaattatttcatCATTTTCCTTCAGAAGAGCAGCTGCATCACTTTTCTTATTCTGCTCCCGCCGAAGCGTGTCCATTTCCTTTGTAAGAGCATACACCTGCAATCATAAGTTGGCATAGCCCCTCCAATTATCAGGAGCTGAATTAAAAATAGGCAAGTaccaatttcatcaaaaacatAAGGGAAACATATAACACCTAGATCAATCCAAGCACGATTATAAACAAGACTTTATGAGAAGACCTACCTTCCTTTCAAGTGTTGCAACCCTTTGATGGTATTCCTCTCGCAGTGACTCGACTTCTGCATCATTGGATTTTCTctgttcaattattttcaccAGTTAATATGTGAACAtctataagaaaaataattattaaaatcacAATACTATATGGCTGATAAAGCaaattgggaaagaaaaaaaaattgataatgaGAATGTGAACTAGTCAACCATGGTTGGTTTCAAGAAATACCAGaaattttccaaaacatgAAACATATAATTAGACAACCATCAAATTGTATGTGCAAACTTATAattccataacatgattgttaCACTGACAAAGATCAAGCATCAGGAATGCTTTTTGGCAaaatgaatagtccaattagAATCTATGCCTTTATTTTGCATTTACACACaaacaattttgaagaaaacgtcgttgaaatcaaaattgaaaaaagaatgcattttaaaatttaaatattaactCAACATAAACCACCCGCAAGAGGAAGTAGCATGAATAtagcaaagatattttcatcCAACAATTCTCCACGGATGCTTCATTCAGTGACAATTCTCCATGACTGGTATTAATTAGTACTTGGGCACAAAGAATTGagacccaaaaccaatttcgaaGAAACCCCTAAATCAATTTCTTACAAATCCATACACCATaaaccaaattcacaaaaaccccaaatttcaaaGACAAGGAAGATGAACAGTACCTCGTGGATGTGAATCGTGGAGTTAAGCTTGGATGAATAGCCACCGCTGAGGGAGAAAGACGATTGcgtcggagagagagagagttacacgagggagagagaagggctgaagagagagatagagtcaagagagttgagagagaacccaatttctgaaaaactgaaatggGTACAATCATTCCacaataaaaatgtatttataggtgatagttgtaaaaaaattgggaatggatggtatttttagttaaaattataaaaaaggtgGCATTTTAAgctatttcccaaaaaaaaaaagggagcaTGTATTTTTGTGGATTATTTATGCTTTCATAGTTTGAAATGCAAATATGAAGAGTATGAAACTAACAAATTTCGAAAATCCACTATAAACTGGTCATATGGTCATACATCCACAGTATATGAATCATACACCCGCAGGTGTAATCTAGTTAACGAGGGTCTTGATTGCAGATTAGTGGCCTCATTTTTGAATTTCTATGACACTTTGATAGTGCGTGTGTATGTGAGAGAAATCTACATCCCCTTCTAAACTATAGTATGTATTCAAAAAACATGGGGATGTGGTTTTCTCACTTATtttttctccacttacactcctttttaaaaaaaaatattttttaatcaattttgttcttttttgttctatCTATTTCCTATTCTACCCTTACCCTACAATTCCCTTTAATAAGAAGACATGTATAATCACTTACTAATATtatgaaagaataaaaatatgagaCTATTATGCATACCTTGCTCTCTGCATATCTAAGCTCATAATGAAAGTTTGGTTAGTAGCATTCTTTGATTCTTCTACCTATAAACATGTTAgcccaaaaaatttattatctaTTAACTACAACAAAGATAAATAGTACTTACATACTTagtaaaaagacaaagaatTTGGCGTACAAATACTTACATTCCTATccatttccaaaaaaaattttggttttattttatgttaatttttcttaatttcagtTATCAAAACCTTAAGGCTAgaattgaaaagagaaaaaacaagaaagaacaatattgattaaaaagtattaaaaagcgaaagggagtgtaagtgcAGAAAAtgaagtgggaaaatcagttcccaaaatatattaataataattaatagtATGATGCGACgagaacaaacaaaaaaaatctcataatCAAGGCATGTTGATTTTGAAATTCGAATAATTTTAGCacttcaaatattatttttcacacTCCTTTATCACTCACGCATGAACAATGCGTGAAGTAATTGCAAAATGATTTAAAATGTGAAAAATCATCACCCTTTTGGAATTTTGAGATCCAATTTGGTATGCCAAAGTCATTgaaatcaatcaaattggatTGTAATGATCGGTGGCAAGCCTCCTCAAAGGCTCATGCCtctcttgtttgttttcctcctctctttcttcctcctctacaCTTATATGAGGTTGGCCTCTCATTGAAGTTTAGggttttccttgtttttgtttgggttcAGTCTGTTATGTTTTGTTATCTATGTATTCTCTTTTTTGCCTCTTAGTTTTTGCGATCTATGTTTTTTTAGCTCTGTATTAGTTTTGTATTTGATGAATTTGGGATTCAATGGTAAGAAatattcagttttttttttattcaacataatAAATTctcgtccatgaaatttgaactcaAATTTCCTCTAAAAAAAAGTGGGAACTAAAttatgacccaaaaaaaaaggtgattgacaaaaatatatattcttctATGCGGATGTTTAGACATTAAAATCGTGCGGACGTCATATATTTTCTACTATCCCTCCCTACTTTTCTCTCTATTTACAATGACATCCGCATAcgagaagaaatatatatatatatatatatatatatatattgaatctAAAATCTTAGTAGTTTGTGCGTTGCTTTACTTATGACTTGTGAGAATGACTGTAGAATATTATGCTATAAGCTGTTTTCAAACAACTTTCCTTAGATCTTCTTGAGGTGTAAAGATTTTGGCACTTCTTTTATAACAATATGCACTTCAAACtgaatattttgtaatttttctgaCAAGAAGAAAGGGGGAGGTCATGTaaggaaaggaagagagagaaagtaagAGGACGAGCACACTACCTTCTTGGATAACTGAGTTGAACACGTGCAATCTAATATTAGAGTTAATTAACTTAAAGTATACATAACACCTGGAAAGTGTAATTTCAAATCTAGGATATCAATACCAAAATCCATAACAATTACTTTGTTTGGTACGACGGACTGTCATGGACTCTGCTAAATCTTgggactgtcttggattagTTTGGATTGacctaagctggattaagtattGATCTACGTTTGGTGGTTCGTCAGACTAGCaagctggattgtaaaaataatgaagacATGTGTTTGGTGCTATGTcggacaaaaaataattattttaatatttaaattaattaggaattttgacgtaaaaataaatttaaaaaacaaataaaattatgatctTTTTTGTCtagcattttcttcttcttttctttctctcgtTCTTTTATTTAGGGAGCTGATTTTTCCAGTCCCATTTTCTCCACTTAAActcctttttgctttttaatactttgtaatcaattttgttcttttttgttttttcacttttatatttctttttctttatacttaattttccaatttttttccgTTTAATCGAGTAAGAAATAATTAACATGTATGTCTAGGCAAAATTACATGGTCCACTTACAAAAACTCATGCCCCACGAATAAACCTTGCaaccattttttgtttttgtttttttaaggaaACAAATTTTAGGTGGCcacaaagaaacataaatGCATCTAACTACACatttttacattttctttttccatattCGTCTCActcttctccctctcttcTCCGTCATAACCATTCGGAAAAGAAAtattgaatgaagaaattttttttatgaacttGTGAACATGAATCGGAAAATGAAATTGAGTTTGAGACTGTGAGTTTCAAATTCACATTAATGGAGTTCTCTTTGTTTCATATGAGATCATTTCAAACCTTCATTTTGTTTGGGTACCTtctcagaaaatacaaaaagccagggattgaagagaaagaaaaaataaaataatggaaaagaaTTCTTCTCATATAAATATTTCAGCATTCCAAGTCTGTAGGGGAGTCCAAAAGCCTATGTTTTGTTATGTTACAGTGATGGTGAAATCCAAAATCCTGGGTTTTGTTCACTTTCATTGATTGAGTATccatatcaaaatattaatgGAGGGTGAtggtagaataggaaagagaaataacaaaaaagaacaaaattgattgaaaagtattaaaaagcaaaagagagTAAGAAaatcaactctctctctctctctctctctctctttcttttctcgttttcttctttcttttcttccttttttctttccttctttcttctctctattATGTTATGGTGCTTGGTTATTGGTGGCGATGATGGTCGATTGACTGATTAGGTGGTGATGATGGTCTGATTGGGTCTGTAGTGGTGGGGTTTTAATTCAAGCCAAGGATCTAACTCCAATTGGACTCACGTGTTCAAAATAGCACGCTCACTATTTTGCGAATCACATTTTGACCTCATTGTATTAGTATTAGACAAGCGAGTCTGATGTTTTTCTCACTGTTAGATTATACAATCTCATTTAAATTAATCTCCTTTCTTACCAAACTTAAAATTCAACCGTTATTTAACCGTAAAATGAGGCACACTAAACATGTCATAATTCATTACTCTCCAATCACttcgaagaagaaaaaaaatacatatctagaaacaaaaaaacaaacaatgcGTTGACGTTTGTGGTATTTGAAGACCCCTTTCAAACTAGGTCTAGTCTCTCTTATCCCCTAGGTTTTCACCATTTTGACTATTAAGTCTCAGATTTACCTTACACGTCTGGGGTACCTTTCTCAATCTTATCTCGATGTTGGGCCCCAACTGTGCCCCCCCAACACCTCAAATCTAAAACTTAATCTACACCCTCCGATTATAACCCAACGAACTACTACACCCTAGATTCAAAGGCGACCAATATCAAAGCCAGagtcaaaaaaaagaaatgatatGACGTAAAAAGTATCATTATAGTCAAAACCCTCTTGAAAACGTTAAAGAAAACGTGCCGTACGAGGCAAGAGATTGAAAACGTGAAGGCCTGCTTTTTCATTCTTATACGACATGACGTTTTTCTGGTCCAGCCAGGCTTGTCATCCAACCATCCCTTCCCTATTATATTATTCTgctcaaccaaaaaaacacactCGAATTCGACCAaactaaaaactcaaaaacagtCGAAGAAAAACTGAGAAACTAACTGTTATTAGAGATGTAGAATGCATTTAACAattggcaaaaacaaaaagaaacgaaAATTGTCCATACACATAACCATCAATCTATCCAAACagaacatcaaattcaaatggtTTCTGAATTATTTTTCCTGCAACAATCTTTCGATCTACAGTCATTGAACTGCAAACCCAGCTAGTCTAGTGCTGATCAATCGTTGGAGTCCGCTCAACAATGTCGTTTTATGATCGGAACCGTTTATTTTTTCAGTCAATATTTCAAGCATCACCCTTACAAAAATTTAGCCAAATCGAAAATCATTTCATCATTTGATTATCATTGTGAACACTATGTTTATAGAAGAGGGTTATGTTCTCACATATTTAGTCCTTTACAGCATTAGGTTGAGCAAAATACCACAAAACAAAGTTATGAACCGCATTTGCTCAACCAGATTACATGCAGGTACATTCCAACCATTGAAGTAAATTCCTCTGATAAATCAACACTCGATCCACCGTAACCCCAGATTGCTTCCATGAATCATAAATGGGAGCTGTTTTATAACATTAAGAGATGGGGCAGTCTCTGTACAGATTCTGGTTAGTggtgaaaaaaagaaggaaaaaaggaagaaatacaACAGAAACTACTTTGGAAATAAACCTAAAGATAGCCATAAAAACTACATTACAACATAAAATTATGGGGGGAATAAGGTTGCAAACACCTGCTGTGGTGAAAGTTCTATAGAAACCCCTGTTGATCTGCCAAATCACAAAGAAAGGTTCCTCTTTGTAGCTTccatttttaataaaagatCTTTAATATCTGCTTCCATCCTCATCTTCATATTTGAGTACTCACGATGTGCTCGATCTAGAGCCTGTAGTTCTTCAAGTTTCTTGTTACGCATTTCCTCAGCCTCAACCAAACGCAACTTTGCTATTCTACTCCtatattcttcttcaattttttcattcTTCGCAATCGCTATGCGTTTCAGCCCCTCAGCTTCTCTTCTTGCATCATCCGCTCGTGTTTGGAACATTTTAGCCTCGGCCTGCTTGATTCTCACAATGCTTTCCAACTCATCGAAGAGAGGTTCTTTCGGGGCGATTGTGTGCAACTCCGTCTCTATAATGCGCTTATCATGCTGGTCATAGTTAAAGCTAGGAAGAATGCTAGCTGCAGTTTCCAACTGAGGTGCCTTTTCTGTATATACAGACTTCAGCCATGCAGGTTCCTGGCTTGGCCCAGCAATCCCATTGCTCACTTTACTTTGATCCTTCCCAGATAAAACGGGTGTTTTGCCTAGCTTCGAATTGTCAGCATCTGAAACCAAAGTTAACGACTTGATTAGCAATCTTAtggtttccattttcaaccaacTAAAAACAgaattacaacaacaaaatggcACAGCTTTCAGATTCAATAAAGCCAAGAGTTGCTGCAACGACATTCTGTACTCATCCTATATCCTTAGTGATACTGGTACtacttttttccctttttccccTTAACATTCTCCCATGAGCATAAAATAGAAGTTCAGAATCATTGAAATATACATTTTTAGTCAAGCCCCCAAAGAATACTAAGAAACACACAAGCTGCAAGACACATAATGTATGTAACACAAGgaccgaaaaaaaaattatgtatgcAACACAGAAAACAAAGTTACAGATCAGAGATCCaaaatgacaaatttgaaatttgcaaCTATGGTTTTAGTAGCTCCTCAATGATTTTGCCTGCATTAAAAACCATCAGCTCTAATGGTAAAAGcagaaagaacaaaacttCCCCAAAATATGTTCATTTTCCAGCTTCAATACATAAacaaaaggccaaaaaattGTTCGATATATCAAAGGGTTTCCATATATCTcaaaacaaggaaaacaaCCGAAAACAATTCAATATTGACATCGATTCGCAAATATCCCCTAAAATCTCCATGTAACATCCGTATCTTGTAGCATGATATGCCAAAGCCACTTTCCAGATGgaaattccaaattattaGAGGAAAGTCATCTTAGAAAACTATGCATAGTGCTACATTATTGGTCTTTTATACTTCAAGAGAACTAAACAATATATggcaaattgaaaatatattttagccaacttttttacagacaaaaggCATGATTTCGAAACTAATAATTATGATCAAGTCTACAGATTATGACCCCAAAAGATTGGAaggacaaaacaataaatccttTCTGATAAAACGAATAACTTACCCACAAGGAAAGCCATGATATAACTGTAAACATCTGGAAGGTCAGACTTATGTGCCAATCTTGCCAGGGATTGATCAGCAATTTCATAAAGTCGTCTCCCTCTCATGTCCTTGCTGACAACAAAAATTCTCTTGACATATTCAAGTTCCCTAGCAAGATTTTCAATTGTCCAATCCTTTGCGAAATTCTGAAAAACCTCCTTCACAAAGCCAAACATCTCAGAGGGATGATCGCAGGCAACACAATGGAACTGCATCTCAGTAGTCCCTTGAGATCCAGTAGCACTGCGTCCATTTCTAATATAAGATTCCCGCAATGCACAATCCGCATGGCACCAATGGAGACAAACATCACACCCAATCCAACTACATGTATTTGAGGCCATATCAAATTTTGAGCACACAAGACACATACAAGCACTGCAAAAACCATTCTTTTGCGAACAAACCTTGCAATCACATTCATCCACAGGCACAGGACTCCGACAAGAAGGATTTCTACATCTTGAGTTCAGAAAAATCTCAGCCAAATCAGAAGATGACACATCACTCTCTTGCTGGAGGAAATCTGGTAGACCAGTCTTTAGAGCAACCAAGATTTCTAGTTGCGCACGATGGGCTTTTAGTAGTGTCTCCATGGTTATGTCAGACCTGCTTTGCAGTGCCTTCTGAAATGCAACCAGCTGCATGCGCTTATCCATATTTAACATAATCTCGCGAATGGTCTCCTTCATACATGCTGCAGATTGTCCTGTCATTTCATGAAACTTTCTGGCCATTACATGTATTGGA
Above is a window of Prunus persica cultivar Lovell chromosome G2, Prunus_persica_NCBIv2, whole genome shotgun sequence DNA encoding:
- the LOC109947469 gene encoding golgin candidate 5-like, with amino-acid sequence MAEASGLWPSSTERKLLFDPVISFMGQINEGSSVDSSQKVESSEHPPKVDKSSGESESPQKLSTVEAKEGVKTETLQHSSTEQMADKEETEVVKEETDDKHDATVEETETVVAEPEKSESESEK